Proteins found in one Rhodobacter capsulatus SB 1003 genomic segment:
- a CDS encoding Smr/MutS family protein, with translation MRRRRLLSAEDRDLWEKVAATTQAMHRHAPISAETEPDPAHPPHHPPKKPRFEMKDFRVGQQAPELAWRLDLAPSISDQLHRQPIVMDRKTHREMSRGKLEPEARIDLHGMTLSQAHPELTHFLLSAQDRGCRLVLVITGKGKRGLDDGPIPQRQGVLRHQVPQWLRLPPLGAVVMQVTEAHLKHGGSGAYYVYLRRMR, from the coding sequence ATGCGACGGCGGCGGCTGCTTTCGGCGGAAGATCGCGATCTTTGGGAAAAAGTGGCCGCCACGACGCAGGCGATGCATCGTCACGCGCCGATTTCCGCCGAAACAGAGCCTGATCCGGCGCATCCGCCCCACCATCCGCCGAAAAAGCCCCGCTTCGAAATGAAGGATTTCCGCGTCGGTCAGCAGGCGCCGGAATTGGCCTGGCGGCTCGATCTGGCGCCGTCGATTTCGGACCAGCTGCACCGCCAGCCGATCGTGATGGACCGCAAGACCCACCGGGAAATGAGCCGCGGCAAGCTGGAACCCGAGGCGCGGATCGACCTGCATGGCATGACGCTGTCGCAGGCGCATCCGGAGCTGACGCATTTTCTGCTCTCGGCGCAGGATCGCGGCTGCCGTCTGGTGCTGGTGATCACCGGCAAGGGCAAGCGCGGCCTGGATGACGGGCCGATTCCGCAGCGTCAGGGCGTGCTGCGCCATCAGGTGCCGCAGTGGCTGCGCCTGCCGCCGCTCGGCGCCGTGGTGATGCAGGTGACCGAGGCGCATCTGAAACACGGCGGCTCCGGCGCCTATTACGTCTATCTGCGTCGGATGCGTTAA
- a CDS encoding alpha/beta hydrolase has protein sequence MQSRLLVVAAFLALISCAPRGEIAYTPEPSADIRPVFVGSTRGLDPETGAEFGHSRSETLQRARFDVSVPPDRGTGQLSYPLQGRKIDPRKDFVLAGSQKYPGAEAFQAALRQSLKKSGGEAVVFVHGFNNTFAEGLYRLAQMGVDFDLPKTLVYYAWPSRGQLLGYAYDRDSAIFARDGLRETLRELHRAGAKRILLVGHSMGSSVTMETLRDMALSGERSTLAELEGVILISPDIDVDMFREQARTIGQLPQPFVIFTSKKDKALLLSSKIAGEPDRLGTLQDLRRVADLKVTMIDTGAFSTADGHFNVANNPALIRLLGQTGQVVKILEGDQTGKRNLAAGVVLSVQNATRIVLSPITALGGAN, from the coding sequence ATGCAGAGCCGTCTTCTTGTCGTTGCCGCCTTTCTTGCCCTGATCAGCTGCGCCCCGCGCGGAGAGATCGCCTATACGCCCGAGCCAAGCGCCGATATCCGGCCGGTCTTTGTCGGCTCGACCCGGGGGCTGGACCCGGAAACCGGGGCGGAATTCGGCCACAGCCGCAGCGAGACGCTGCAGCGGGCGCGGTTCGATGTCTCTGTTCCGCCCGATCGCGGCACGGGGCAGCTGAGCTATCCGTTGCAGGGCCGCAAGATCGATCCGCGCAAAGATTTCGTTCTGGCGGGATCGCAGAAATACCCCGGGGCGGAGGCGTTTCAGGCCGCTTTGCGGCAGAGCCTGAAAAAAAGCGGCGGCGAGGCCGTCGTTTTCGTGCACGGGTTCAACAACACCTTTGCCGAGGGGCTGTATCGTCTGGCGCAGATGGGCGTCGATTTCGACCTGCCGAAGACGCTGGTCTATTACGCCTGGCCCTCGCGCGGGCAGCTGCTTGGCTATGCCTATGACCGCGATTCCGCGATTTTCGCCCGCGACGGCCTGCGCGAGACCCTGCGCGAGCTGCACCGGGCCGGGGCAAAGCGCATCCTGCTGGTCGGGCATTCGATGGGGTCGTCGGTCACCATGGAAACCCTGCGCGACATGGCGCTCTCGGGCGAAAGGTCCACGCTGGCCGAGCTGGAGGGGGTGATCCTGATTTCGCCCGATATCGACGTTGACATGTTCCGCGAACAGGCCCGCACGATCGGGCAGCTGCCGCAGCCCTTCGTCATTTTCACCTCGAAAAAGGACAAGGCCTTGCTGCTGTCGTCGAAAATCGCGGGGGAACCGGACCGGCTTGGCACGTTGCAGGATCTGCGCCGGGTGGCCGACCTCAAGGTGACGATGATCGACACCGGGGCGTTTTCGACGGCGGATGGCCATTTCAACGTGGCGAACAACCCGGCGCTGATCCGGCTTCTGGGGCAGACCGGGCAGGTCGTGAAGATCCTCGAAGGCGATCAGACCGGCAAGCGCAATCTTGCGGCGGGGGTGGTGCTGTCGGTGCAGAATGCCACGCGGATCGTGCTGTCGCCGATCACCGCGCTGGGCGGAGCGAATTAA
- the hslU gene encoding ATP-dependent protease ATPase subunit HslU: protein MTSLTPREIVSELDRFIIGQAEAKRAVAVALRNRWRRQRLSPEMREEVYPKNILMIGPTGVGKTEISRRLAKLAKAPFLKVEATKFTEVGYVGRDVEQIIRDLVDVAMVETRERMREEVKARAHKAAEDRVIEVLAGTDAREQTREMFRRKLRDGELDDKQIEIEVAETASAPQMMMGNPGMELQMQGLQDLFKAFGGARKTRRKMSVAESYEVLISEEADKLLDDEAVKTAALEAVSQSGIVFLDEIDKVAARAETRGADVSREGVQRDLLPLIEGTTVSTKYGPVKTDHILFIASGAFHIAKPSDLLPELQGRLPIRVELRPLTEEDFVRILTETDNALTRQYTALMATEEVTVSFTPEGIAALARIAAEVNRSVENIGARRLYTVMERVFEELSFTAPDRSGDQVTVDAAFVERHLGSLAQSADLSRYVL, encoded by the coding sequence ATGACCAGCCTGACCCCGCGCGAGATCGTTTCGGAACTTGACCGCTTCATCATCGGCCAGGCCGAGGCGAAACGCGCCGTCGCCGTGGCCCTGCGCAACCGCTGGCGGCGGCAACGCCTGTCGCCCGAGATGCGCGAAGAGGTTTACCCCAAGAACATCCTGATGATCGGGCCGACCGGCGTCGGTAAGACCGAGATCAGCCGCCGTCTGGCGAAGCTGGCCAAGGCGCCCTTCCTCAAGGTCGAGGCGACGAAATTCACCGAAGTGGGCTATGTCGGCCGTGACGTGGAACAGATCATCCGCGATCTGGTCGATGTGGCGATGGTCGAAACCCGCGAACGCATGCGCGAAGAGGTCAAGGCCCGCGCCCACAAGGCCGCCGAGGATCGGGTGATCGAGGTTCTGGCCGGGACCGATGCCCGCGAACAGACGCGCGAGATGTTCCGCCGCAAGCTGCGCGATGGCGAGCTCGACGACAAGCAGATCGAGATCGAGGTGGCCGAGACGGCTTCGGCGCCGCAGATGATGATGGGCAATCCCGGCATGGAACTGCAGATGCAGGGGCTGCAGGATCTGTTCAAGGCCTTTGGCGGCGCCCGCAAGACCCGGCGCAAGATGAGCGTGGCGGAAAGCTACGAAGTGCTGATTTCCGAGGAAGCCGACAAGCTGCTTGATGACGAGGCGGTGAAGACCGCGGCGCTGGAAGCGGTCAGCCAATCCGGCATCGTGTTTCTGGACGAGATCGACAAGGTCGCGGCGCGGGCCGAAACCCGCGGTGCCGATGTCAGCCGCGAGGGTGTGCAGCGCGATCTGCTGCCCTTGATCGAGGGCACCACCGTTTCCACCAAATACGGCCCGGTGAAGACCGATCACATTCTCTTCATCGCCTCGGGGGCGTTTCATATCGCCAAGCCCTCGGATCTGTTGCCGGAACTGCAGGGGCGTCTGCCGATCCGGGTGGAGCTGCGGCCGCTGACCGAGGAAGATTTCGTCCGCATCCTGACCGAGACCGACAATGCGCTGACGCGCCAATACACCGCGCTGATGGCGACCGAGGAAGTCACGGTGAGCTTCACCCCCGAGGGCATCGCGGCCTTGGCCCGGATCGCCGCCGAGGTGAACCGCTCGGTTGAAAACATCGGCGCGCGGCGGCTTTATACGGTGATGGAGCGGGTGTTCGAGGAACTGTCCTTTACCGCGCCCGACCGTTCCGGCGATCAGGTGACGGTGGATGCGGCTTTCGTCGAACGCCATCTGGGCAGTCTGGCGCAATCCGCCGATCTGAGCCGTTACGTGCTCTGA
- the hslV gene encoding ATP-dependent protease subunit HslV — protein sequence MTDEKFPGWHGTTIIGVRKGGRVVVAGDGQVSLGQTVIKGTARKVRRLSPGGREVVAGFAGSTADAFTLLERLEKKLEAAPGQLARACVELAKDWRTDKYLRNLEAMLIVTDGADLYVITGAGDVLEPEHDVTAIGSGGNYALAAARALMDSDLDAEAIARKAMAIAADICVYTNGNLTVESISK from the coding sequence ATGACCGACGAGAAATTTCCCGGCTGGCATGGCACGACGATCATCGGCGTGCGCAAGGGTGGCCGCGTGGTGGTGGCCGGTGACGGGCAGGTGAGCCTGGGTCAGACCGTGATCAAGGGCACGGCCCGCAAGGTGCGACGGCTGAGCCCCGGCGGGCGCGAAGTGGTGGCGGGCTTTGCCGGATCGACGGCGGATGCCTTTACCCTGCTGGAACGGCTGGAGAAAAAGCTGGAAGCCGCGCCGGGGCAATTGGCCCGCGCCTGTGTCGAGCTGGCGAAAGACTGGCGGACCGACAAATATCTGCGCAATCTGGAGGCGATGCTGATCGTCACCGATGGCGCCGATCTTTATGTCATCACCGGCGCGGGCGACGTGCTGGAACCCGAACATGACGTGACGGCGATCGGCTCGGGCGGAAATTACGCGCTGGCCGCGGCGCGGGCCCTGATGGACAGTGACCTTGATGCGGAAGCGATTGCCCGCAAGGCGATGGCGATTGCCGCCGACATCTGCGTTTACACCAACGGCAATCTGACCGTGGAGAGCATCTCGAAATGA
- the trxA gene encoding thioredoxin encodes MATVAVTDATFDAEVRQSDLPVVVDFWAEWCGPCKMIGPSLEDLSTELAGKVKIVKVNVDENPDSPAALGVRGIPALFLFKDGQVVSNKVGAAPKAALQAWIEASL; translated from the coding sequence ATGGCTACCGTCGCCGTCACCGATGCCACCTTCGACGCCGAAGTGCGCCAATCCGACCTGCCCGTCGTCGTCGATTTCTGGGCGGAATGGTGTGGCCCCTGCAAGATGATCGGCCCGTCGCTGGAAGACCTGTCGACCGAGCTGGCCGGCAAGGTGAAGATCGTCAAGGTCAATGTCGACGAAAACCCCGACAGCCCGGCGGCGCTGGGCGTGCGCGGGATCCCGGCGCTGTTCCTGTTCAAGGACGGTCAGGTCGTTTCGAACAAGGTCGGGGCCGCGCCGAAAGCCGCGCTGCAGGCCTGGATCGAAGCCTCGCTCTGA
- the addA gene encoding double-strand break repair helicase AddA: protein MTQRNPASERQVQAADPAASTWLAANAGSGKTKVLTDRVARLLLAGTEPQKVLCLTYTKAAAAEMQNRLLKRLGDWAMLPDADLRAQLAALGECGPLDAESLARARRLFAQAIETPGGLKIQTIHAFCGALLRRFPLEAGVSHGFAEIDDRTAARMREEVLEEIASGPDRPVLDLFLQAFTGADLTGMIAEISHDRDAFSHRLTEADLRKVLGLAPDLRPETLPDAVFLPGTDRVIAAAIPLLKTQSATMKTLAAQLSLLDLLAPGPADLARLADLCLVKDGSRVSSRFLTKGAIEAFGPDLAEDVLDLAERVRWAREQENALATLNRTLALHDFARVLLPALALKKAQGGWLDFDDLIERAGALLSDPSVAQWVLFRLDGGIDHILVDEAQDTSPGQWRVIERLADEFTSGDGARDSRRTIFVVGDRKQSIYSFQGADLTHFEAMKSLFSAKFAAISRPLQDAALLHSFRSSLAILRLVDLTFRGDPALALGGAPEHLAFHDKLPGRVDLWPVVPKPDKTEPEEWDDPVDRPGADTAPVVLARAIAAEIRAMVDAGVQLPGREGPRPVTAGDFLILVQRRSGLFYEIILACKAQGLEVAGADRLKLGGELAVKDIVSVLAFLATPEDDLSLAEALRSPLFGWSEDQLFRLAQPRKGYLWAALREAGDEATLTVLRDLLDRSDFLRPYDLIERLLTRHEGRKRLVARLGAEAEEGIDALIAQALAYEQTEVPSLTGFLVWLGADEIEIKRQSDSAGTALRVMTVHGSKGVEAPIVILPDTAKLRNSQRGELLLAEGIPFWKSAAATLPPVLAQAQAEVLERQRHERLRLLYVAMTRAEKWLIVATAGDEEEGAESWHALVSGGMKSAGTETVSALSEPLQALGPVLRFSHGDWPENGTPVGAAEVVRIALPNWARERVLPVHKTAKALSASDLGGPKALPGETAELSTEAAMLRGRRLHLLLEHLPQAPSETWPDLAQSLLGFGNDRAFPDEIEALLTRALQVLTAVEKAGFLGPDTLAEVELTAELPELGGQRLHGIIDRLQIGPDRIRVLDYKSNAIVPNTAAEVPLGLVRQMAAYRAALRQIYPGRAVECFLLWTETGAVMPLGDTLLEEALLSATAS, encoded by the coding sequence ATGACCCAGCGCAATCCCGCCAGCGAACGGCAGGTTCAGGCCGCCGATCCTGCGGCCTCGACCTGGCTGGCCGCCAATGCCGGATCGGGCAAGACCAAGGTGCTGACCGACCGCGTCGCACGGCTGCTTTTGGCCGGAACAGAGCCGCAAAAAGTGCTGTGCCTGACCTATACCAAGGCCGCCGCGGCCGAGATGCAAAACCGGCTTCTGAAGCGTCTGGGCGATTGGGCGATGCTGCCCGATGCCGATCTGCGGGCGCAGCTTGCGGCTTTGGGCGAGTGCGGGCCGCTCGATGCGGAAAGCCTTGCCCGGGCACGGCGGCTTTTCGCCCAGGCGATCGAGACCCCGGGCGGGTTGAAGATCCAGACCATCCATGCCTTTTGCGGCGCCTTGTTGCGCCGGTTTCCGCTGGAAGCCGGAGTTTCGCACGGATTTGCCGAAATCGACGACCGCACCGCCGCACGGATGCGCGAGGAGGTTCTGGAAGAGATCGCCTCGGGTCCGGACCGGCCGGTTCTGGACCTCTTCCTGCAGGCCTTCACCGGGGCCGATCTGACCGGGATGATCGCCGAAATCAGCCATGACAGAGACGCTTTTTCGCATCGCCTGACCGAGGCGGATCTGCGCAAGGTGCTGGGGTTGGCCCCGGATCTGCGTCCTGAAACCCTGCCCGATGCGGTCTTTCTGCCCGGCACCGATCGGGTGATTGCCGCGGCGATTCCGCTGTTGAAGACGCAATCGGCGACGATGAAAACCTTGGCGGCGCAGCTTTCGCTGCTTGATCTGCTGGCCCCCGGGCCCGCGGATCTGGCGCGTCTTGCCGATCTTTGTCTCGTCAAGGACGGCAGCCGCGTCTCCTCCAGGTTTCTGACCAAAGGCGCCATCGAGGCTTTCGGTCCCGATCTTGCCGAGGATGTCCTTGACCTGGCCGAGCGCGTGCGCTGGGCGCGGGAGCAGGAAAACGCCCTTGCGACGCTGAACCGGACCCTTGCGCTGCATGATTTCGCCCGGGTGCTGCTGCCCGCTCTGGCCCTGAAGAAGGCGCAGGGGGGCTGGCTGGATTTCGACGACCTGATCGAGCGGGCCGGGGCGCTTCTGTCCGACCCTTCGGTTGCGCAATGGGTGCTGTTCCGGCTGGATGGCGGCATCGATCACATTCTGGTCGATGAGGCGCAGGACACCTCGCCCGGGCAGTGGCGGGTGATCGAGCGGCTGGCCGATGAATTCACCTCGGGCGACGGGGCCCGGGACAGCCGTCGCACGATCTTTGTCGTCGGCGACCGGAAGCAGTCGATCTATTCCTTTCAGGGCGCCGACCTGACCCATTTCGAGGCGATGAAGAGCCTGTTTTCCGCAAAATTCGCGGCGATTTCGCGCCCGCTTCAGGATGCCGCCCTGCTGCATTCCTTCCGCTCGTCGCTGGCGATCCTGCGTCTGGTCGATCTGACCTTCCGCGGCGATCCCGCGCTGGCGCTGGGCGGTGCCCCGGAACATCTTGCCTTTCACGACAAACTTCCGGGCCGAGTCGATCTTTGGCCCGTGGTGCCGAAACCCGACAAGACCGAGCCGGAGGAGTGGGACGACCCCGTCGATCGGCCCGGCGCCGATACCGCGCCCGTCGTGCTGGCTCGGGCGATTGCCGCCGAGATCCGCGCGATGGTGGATGCCGGGGTGCAGCTTCCGGGGCGCGAGGGGCCGCGGCCGGTCACTGCCGGGGATTTCCTGATCCTCGTGCAACGCCGGTCCGGGCTGTTTTACGAGATCATTCTGGCCTGCAAGGCGCAGGGGCTGGAGGTTGCGGGGGCGGATCGGCTCAAGCTTGGCGGCGAGCTTGCGGTCAAGGATATCGTCTCTGTTCTGGCCTTTCTGGCCACGCCCGAGGATGATCTGTCGCTGGCCGAGGCGCTGCGATCGCCACTGTTTGGCTGGAGCGAGGACCAGCTTTTCCGGCTGGCGCAGCCGCGCAAGGGCTATCTTTGGGCCGCGCTGCGCGAGGCGGGCGACGAGGCGACGCTGACCGTTCTGCGCGATCTTCTGGATCGGTCGGATTTCCTGCGGCCCTATGATCTGATCGAGCGGCTTCTGACCCGGCACGAGGGCCGCAAGCGGCTGGTGGCCCGCCTTGGCGCCGAGGCCGAGGAGGGGATCGACGCGCTGATCGCCCAGGCTTTGGCCTATGAACAGACCGAAGTGCCCAGCCTGACCGGCTTTCTGGTCTGGCTTGGTGCCGACGAGATCGAGATCAAGCGGCAGTCCGACAGTGCGGGGACCGCGCTGCGGGTGATGACGGTGCATGGGTCGAAGGGGGTCGAGGCGCCGATCGTGATCCTGCCCGACACGGCGAAGCTGCGCAATTCGCAGCGCGGCGAGCTGCTGCTGGCCGAGGGCATCCCGTTCTGGAAATCTGCCGCGGCGACGCTGCCGCCCGTGCTGGCGCAGGCGCAGGCCGAGGTTCTGGAACGGCAAAGGCACGAACGTCTGCGGCTGCTTTATGTGGCGATGACCCGGGCGGAGAAATGGCTGATCGTCGCCACCGCGGGTGACGAGGAGGAGGGTGCCGAAAGCTGGCATGCGCTGGTCTCCGGCGGGATGAAATCGGCCGGAACAGAGACGGTTTCGGCGCTTTCTGAACCCTTGCAGGCGCTGGGTCCGGTCTTGCGGTTCTCGCATGGCGACTGGCCTGAAAATGGCACGCCGGTCGGCGCGGCCGAGGTGGTGCGGATCGCGCTGCCGAATTGGGCGCGGGAGCGGGTTCTTCCTGTGCACAAAACCGCCAAGGCGCTCTCGGCGTCGGATCTGGGCGGGCCGAAGGCTCTGCCCGGAGAGACGGCGGAGCTTTCGACCGAAGCGGCGATGCTGCGCGGGCGGCGCCTGCATCTGCTGCTGGAACATCTGCCGCAGGCGCCGTCGGAAACCTGGCCCGATCTGGCGCAGTCGCTGCTGGGGTTCGGCAATGACAGAGCCTTTCCCGATGAGATCGAGGCGCTGCTGACCCGGGCGCTTCAGGTGCTGACGGCGGTCGAAAAGGCCGGTTTCCTTGGCCCCGACACCCTGGCCGAGGTGGAGCTGACCGCCGAGCTGCCGGAGCTGGGCGGGCAGCGGCTGCACGGGATCATCGACCGGCTGCAGATCGGGCCCGACCGCATCCGGGTGCTGGATTACAAATCGAATGCCATCGTGCCGAACACCGCGGCCGAGGTGCCGCTGGGGCTGGTCCGGCAGATGGCGGCCTATCGCGCGGCGCTGCGGCAGATCTATCCGGGGCGGGCGGTCGAATGCTTCCTGCTTTGGACCGAGACCGGCGCGGTCATGCCGTTGGGTGACACCCTGTTGGAGGAAGCCCTGCTTTCCGCCACAGCATCTTGA
- the addB gene encoding double-strand break repair protein AddB, with protein sequence MPPADPQVFALPPGVDFARELVQGLVQRMRDEPPEAMARVRLILNAGRMSRRVREEFDGLGTRFLPRIELISDLARVPMPGLPAPVPALRRKLELACLVDRLARGLPGFETGSGVFSLTDSLLALLAEMQSEGVHPEVFERLDIQASHAEHWRQSLAFIRIVSRYFETDLDAEGRQRRVVETMARTWADRPPQERIILAGSTGSRGATRLLMQAVAALPRGALVLPGFDFDMPEPAWASLCSGPIPIEDHPQFRFRALLDGLTLSPAQVARWTETLPEAPGRNALVSLALRPAPVTDQWMREGQALADLPAACANVTLIEATDPRQESLAIALVLREAVFRGKKAALISPDRMLTRRVAAALDRWSILPDDSAGQPLPLTAPGRLIRHLARLPGRKIPMESLLVILKHPLVATGSALRGAHLRLTREFELSLRRKGPAFPDAEALRDWGGTADPERQHWSDWLAALIDAVPAGGNHPVSAWLETLSALLDGFAAGPGGSVAASELWLGEAGQAAFRTLSDLAAQDETGLTVSAANFADLIDTLLNEGQVRSTLAAHPLVTFLGTLEARAHGAELVVLAGLNEKSWPEAPSPDPWLSRKMRLDAGLLLPERQIGLSAHDFQQAIAAPEVVLSRARRDSEAETVPSRWLNRLLNLAGGLTAAQGPEALAQMRARGARFLDLASQLDLPQERLAPAPRPAPRPPAEARPRQLPVTAIKTLIRDPYAIYAARILRLRPLDPLKPGPNPRLRGEALHRVVELFVTGFDPKNSLDSGQKHLSELAETVLQEMIPWPSTQRLWLHRLLRIAPQLVAQEAQRRAEATPAVIETSASIELGPTGFTLTARPDRIDLQHDGTALVYDYKSGTPPKEAEVRHFDKQLLLEAAMIERGAFAQIGPRQVAGMSYVHLGGSGECRMLALGREDVAQTWTRLQELIARYLARSQGFAARRAMQMSRDIGDYDHLSRFGEWDITDLPVPEDVG encoded by the coding sequence ATGCCGCCCGCTGACCCGCAGGTCTTCGCCCTGCCGCCCGGCGTCGATTTCGCCCGGGAGCTGGTGCAGGGGCTGGTCCAGCGGATGCGGGACGAGCCGCCCGAGGCGATGGCCCGGGTTCGCCTGATCCTCAACGCCGGGCGGATGAGCCGACGTGTCCGCGAGGAATTCGACGGTCTGGGCACCCGCTTTCTACCGCGGATCGAGCTGATTTCGGATCTGGCCCGGGTGCCGATGCCCGGTCTGCCCGCGCCGGTCCCCGCGCTGCGCCGCAAGCTGGAACTGGCCTGTCTGGTGGACCGTCTCGCCCGGGGGCTGCCGGGATTCGAGACCGGATCGGGCGTCTTCAGCCTGACCGACAGCCTGCTGGCGCTGCTCGCTGAGATGCAAAGCGAAGGCGTGCATCCCGAGGTTTTCGAGCGTCTCGACATTCAGGCCTCGCATGCGGAACATTGGCGGCAAAGCCTGGCCTTCATCCGCATCGTGTCGCGGTATTTCGAGACCGACCTCGACGCCGAGGGGCGGCAAAGGCGTGTCGTCGAGACGATGGCACGGACCTGGGCGGACCGCCCGCCGCAGGAGCGCATCATCCTTGCGGGCTCCACCGGCTCGCGCGGGGCGACGCGGCTTCTGATGCAGGCCGTCGCCGCTTTGCCGCGGGGGGCTCTGGTCCTGCCGGGCTTCGATTTCGACATGCCGGAACCCGCCTGGGCCAGTCTCTGTTCCGGCCCGATTCCGATCGAAGATCACCCGCAATTCCGCTTTCGCGCCCTGCTCGATGGGCTGACTCTGTCGCCCGCGCAGGTGGCCCGCTGGACCGAAACACTGCCGGAGGCGCCCGGGCGCAATGCGCTGGTCTCGCTGGCGCTGCGGCCCGCGCCGGTCACGGATCAATGGATGCGCGAGGGTCAGGCCCTTGCCGATCTGCCCGCCGCTTGCGCGAATGTGACATTGATCGAGGCCACCGATCCGCGGCAGGAATCGCTGGCGATCGCGCTGGTTCTGCGGGAAGCGGTGTTCCGGGGCAAAAAGGCGGCGCTGATCAGCCCGGACCGCATGTTGACCCGTCGCGTTGCGGCGGCCTTGGACCGCTGGTCGATTCTGCCGGACGATTCCGCCGGTCAACCGCTGCCACTGACTGCACCCGGCCGTCTGATCCGGCATCTTGCACGCCTGCCCGGGCGCAAGATCCCGATGGAGAGCCTGCTTGTCATCCTCAAGCATCCTTTGGTGGCGACGGGATCGGCCCTGCGCGGAGCGCATCTGCGGCTGACGCGCGAATTCGAATTGTCGCTGCGCCGCAAGGGCCCCGCCTTTCCCGATGCCGAGGCCTTGCGGGACTGGGGCGGCACCGCAGATCCCGAGCGTCAGCACTGGTCCGATTGGCTGGCGGCCCTGATCGACGCGGTGCCTGCCGGCGGAAATCATCCGGTTTCAGCCTGGTTGGAGACGCTTTCAGCGCTTCTGGACGGCTTTGCCGCCGGGCCGGGCGGCAGCGTTGCCGCGAGTGAACTCTGGTTGGGCGAAGCCGGTCAGGCGGCGTTTCGAACCCTCTCGGATCTGGCCGCGCAGGACGAAACCGGCCTCACGGTGAGTGCCGCGAATTTCGCCGATCTGATCGACACGCTGCTGAACGAGGGTCAGGTGCGCTCGACCCTCGCGGCGCATCCGCTTGTGACGTTCCTTGGCACGCTCGAGGCGCGGGCGCATGGGGCCGAGCTGGTCGTTCTGGCCGGTCTGAATGAAAAAAGCTGGCCCGAGGCGCCGTCGCCCGATCCCTGGCTCAGCCGGAAGATGCGGCTGGATGCGGGTCTGTTGTTGCCGGAACGGCAGATCGGCCTGTCCGCGCATGACTTCCAGCAGGCGATTGCGGCACCCGAAGTCGTGCTGTCGCGGGCGCGTCGTGACAGCGAGGCGGAAACGGTGCCCTCGCGCTGGTTGAACCGGCTGCTCAATCTTGCGGGGGGCCTGACCGCGGCGCAGGGCCCCGAGGCGCTGGCGCAGATGCGGGCGCGGGGAGCGCGGTTTCTCGACCTCGCCTCTCAGCTTGATCTGCCGCAGGAGCGGCTTGCGCCCGCCCCCCGGCCTGCGCCGCGCCCCCCGGCCGAGGCGCGTCCGCGCCAGCTTCCGGTGACCGCAATAAAGACGCTGATCCGCGATCCCTATGCGATCTATGCGGCGCGAATCCTGCGGCTGCGGCCGCTCGATCCGCTGAAACCCGGCCCGAACCCGCGTCTGCGCGGCGAGGCCCTGCACCGTGTCGTCGAGCTGTTCGTCACCGGCTTCGATCCGAAAAACAGTCTCGATTCCGGCCAAAAACACCTCTCGGAGCTTGCCGAGACGGTGTTGCAGGAAATGATCCCCTGGCCTTCGACGCAGCGGCTCTGGCTGCATCGTCTGCTCAGGATCGCGCCGCAGCTGGTGGCACAGGAAGCGCAACGGCGCGCGGAAGCGACGCCGGCGGTGATCGAGACCTCGGCGTCGATCGAACTTGGCCCGACGGGGTTCACCTTGACGGCACGACCCGATCGCATCGATCTGCAGCATGACGGCACGGCGCTTGTTTACGATTACAAATCCGGCACCCCCCCGAAAGAGGCCGAGGTCCGGCATTTCGACAAGCAGCTGTTGCTGGAGGCGGCGATGATCGAACGCGGCGCCTTTGCGCAGATCGGGCCGCGGCAGGTGGCGGGGATGAGCTATGTGCATCTGGGCGGCAGTGGCGAATGCCGGATGCTGGCCCTGGGTCGCGAGGATGTCGCGCAGACCTGGACCCGGTTGCAGGAGCTCATCGCGCGCTATCTTGCCAGGTCGCAGGGCTTCGCCGCGCGCCGCGCGATGCAGATGAGCCGCGACATCGGGGATTATGACCACCTGTCCCGTTTCGGCGAATGGGACATCACCGATCTGCCGGTCCCGGAGGATGTCGGATGA
- a CDS encoding nucleotidyltransferase family protein codes for MRSTPDALMLFAAGLGTRMKELTLHRPKPLLEVAGRPLLDHALDLPRTAGIGRIVANVHYHADQILTHLAGTGVLVSDETDLLLETGGGLRKALPLLGPGPVFTLNTDAVWTGPNVLTSLSQAWDGGRMSALLALVPREAALGYTGAGDFALAPDGRIRRGTGYVYTGAQILDPAGIETIPDPVFSLNLLWNRILAEGSAYGVVHPGGWCDVGRPECISLAEGLLSDAAR; via the coding sequence ATGCGGTCAACACCCGATGCGCTGATGCTTTTCGCGGCCGGTCTTGGCACGCGGATGAAGGAATTGACCCTGCACCGGCCGAAACCGCTGCTGGAAGTGGCAGGCAGGCCGCTGCTTGACCATGCGCTTGATCTGCCGCGGACGGCGGGGATCGGTCGCATCGTCGCGAATGTGCATTATCACGCCGATCAGATCCTGACGCATCTGGCCGGAACCGGGGTTCTGGTGTCCGATGAAACCGATCTTCTTCTGGAAACCGGCGGCGGATTGCGCAAGGCCCTGCCGCTTCTTGGTCCCGGGCCGGTCTTCACGCTCAACACCGATGCGGTCTGGACCGGTCCGAATGTGCTCACGTCCCTGTCTCAGGCTTGGGACGGCGGTCGGATGTCCGCTCTTCTGGCGCTGGTCCCGCGCGAGGCGGCGCTGGGTTATACCGGCGCCGGGGATTTCGCGCTGGCGCCCGATGGCCGGATCCGTCGCGGAACGGGCTATGTTTATACCGGGGCGCAAATCCTCGATCCGGCCGGAATAGAGACGATTCCGGACCCGGTTTTCTCGCTCAATCTGCTTTGGAACCGGATCCTGGCCGAAGGGAGTGCCTATGGTGTCGTCCATCCCGGCGGCTGGTGTGACGTCGGTCGACCCGAATGCATTTCGCTGGCAGAGGGGCTGTTGTCCGATGCCGCCCGCTGA